The region TTCAGTGTCGACATTATTTTTTTGTCTTCATGGATTTCAAATTAAagtttttttcattattttatctGTCTTCATCTACTATTTCTAAAGAGTTTCTAATGTAATTTTATACCTGGTACACAAAAAGTATAGATTCATATAATAAGCGATTTCATCTTAGAAAATATCTCTTTCATCGTATCTTATTGAATGaaatcattaaattaaaatgcataCTCGTCCCTTTTGATCAAAGCTGGTGCAAATTTATTGAACTTTATGCCAATCTCGTTAATCCAATTTATTAAAGTCGGCAGCCATTTATCTCAATTTTGGGACCTCCGTTAAGCCACCCATATTGCAATTGTTAGTATATCATATTCAAAGAAAAAGGTAAATCGGTACCTTATTCAATTTTGGAGGGGTACATTTATCTCATCTTCAGGTAATATAGTAATCtttctgttttttttgttaaaagttGAGTCAAATTCTTTTTAGGCTTAGTTAaatcatattattatttttttttgcaaaaaccGGTACATCTCTTTTCTCTTCTATCCCTATACTTTGTTCTATTTTGTAAGTATAGAACTCCATCCGTCTCTTCACCTTTTccacatattttaagaaatgtaatagaaagtgggttgaaaaagttagtgacatATATGTCCTACATTTATAATAGTTATAACaaaatatgagtgagaatgagttagtggaatgtgggtgtactaccaaaaatgataaaagtgaaatgtgacaaaattttaaggtaaaatggaaataagtgacaaatttttagggacagagggagtattactttattttctttctatttaacCCACttaacacaactttcttaaatctcgtatcCTAAATAAATGTCTATACTACAGAAGGACGAaagtaatactccatccgttccatagtagtagagtcattttggtacgctccatagtagtggagtcatttcctttttttagtaaaagtcaacacatttcttctcacttacttttctatatctcttactttcttctctctactttttcctctcacgttattatctttatatttaatacattacacactttttcttaatctccgtgccgaaaagaaatgtctccactactatgaaacggagggagtagttatttttatactacttcaggccacaaaaaatagataaacttataaatgacacgagttttaacacgtgtaattggtaaagtaagagagggggaGGGAAAATGtagtggaagtagtgttagtggatcgTGGGGTCCACATTTACAATGATGTTTatgaaactttccatttttagaattagtctaattttggtggacgtcccaaaatggtaaaacttgtctattttttgtggacggagggagtatatttttttcaattacttttttcCCTTAAAATTTACTACTTTCttaaaaaatatactttatCCATCCTATTGAAATAGGctgaatttctttttttttcgtccATCCCATTGAAATAGgctaaatttctttttttttcgttcaTCCCAAAGAGAGTATATTATTACTATGAAAAGATATTTGATTGAAAATAAGTTTTTACCGTAATTCATAACTTATGTttacttataaatttaattatttcgttgttacatatacatataggatcatgttaaaataagtggatgagattaaaactcacaaatttcaataaatagtagataaaatatcaataaaatggtaaaatagtCAATTTGTTATACCATAataattttcatgattttttatatcaacatagtgtattatgagtatcaacacaatgacatgagaATTTCAACATAAGTAtccaaaaatatcaacacagttttattgatattgtacatgcattatattgaattttttaaatgcaTTTATTGGAACATATACAATTGAGAtttcgttggaatccttatgaaattacctttaattagatatttttttaaaaaataatttaaattaagagAATTATGTAACTTTAAAGTTTTAAATGATTTTGAGGAAAGAGAAAGTGGTTAGTTTTTACTACCATATACAAAAATTCATTTGACAATATTAGCAATTGATCAaactcaaaatcaaaatttttaattattctattttatttcttaaaaaataatttaaaatttaaacatAATAATCATAATCCATTTTGAAATAAAGGTAgtgataaatatatataattgtaCGTAAGCATTACGAAATAATTAAACTTTTTTCATGGACAAGATTTTTCTAAATCCTATTTTATTACCCCTCCCTCCTATTACATGAGAGTATCCGCATGGAAGTGGGCCCAGcctacttttattcattttttttattccctGCTATGCTCTTTctcaagagcacaacacccacatccatgctcttccgtaAGTTTGGGAGCCACCGATCCCTCCCGATCCTTGTTCGGGTGTCCAACCTATCGCCAATCGGTGGCATCTTGCTCGTCCACCGGATAAGACCGATAGCCACCCGgaatttgagaaccttgggtttgaggaggggctgaGAATTTCGTATCTGGGTGAGGGAATGGTGTTGGGTTGAACCATTCGATGTTCCATCCGCATGAGTCGGAGGAGTGATCGCCGAAGCCGAACATTTTTTTGCAAGAGTGAAAAGATTGAGAATTAATGAGATAATTTAGATGATAATTgtatagtgtggtgtgaaattttttatgTGGAAAtgatggtatttatagatgaaaaatgtgaattttggggggaaaaatgaaaaataaagtaaaagtgaggagaaaacggatataatttattaggaagtgagaaaataatttttttatttaaaaatgattttttaaattaaattcaaattttaaaaaaaatagaaataccaaTAGGAGGCTGTCACGTCGACCTGCTCAGCGGTACGGACGTGCTCTTATTatcgagcagcgtcgtgccgtcggcacgagcACAGCTGCGGAGGCACggacatcgtccgccccatcgaGCAGCGATGGGGATGCTCTCGTTACAGCAAATAAGGGAAACTAGCCTTGAAATTGAAGCAGAAAACAAGTGAATCAGACACAAGTACCGGTAACAATGAATTTTATAAATCAACTATTGCTTTGATTTGTTTAATCTCtccaaaacacaaaaatatggagtagtattaatactttatttctccaatgtttttatattttaggtaaatgataattatgaaattttagcGTAGAGACGAGTATAGAATGTGGGTCTGTTTTTTCGTATGTTAAATTTGTTTTTGTCCGTTCCAGAATAAAACTCCCATAGATTTTGAGTTAAGGTTTATGCAGCGTGGTTTCTGGGTTTTCTTTCGAGCTGGTTTGGACAATTTTGACTGCATGGATACTGAAATCTAACTAAAAGAATCTCTTGCTTTTGGGGGTTCTCTTATTTCTCCAGGTGAGTGTGTATAAGCGTTTGTTTTGCACTTCGATTTCAAAATTTTCCGCATTTTATTTGATTCTCACCGGCTTATGATATTGGGGGAGCctgaaaaattgaatctttattgCACTTCTTTAACCGATATATTGCTGAATCTGATGGGCTCTGCAAATTCCTTTTTCTTGAATAGATTGAGTGATGCATTTCATGCATAGCTGGGGATTTATAGCTTCGTTTGCTTCTGTGAATAAGGATACCTGTTGGCGTTAATTTGGGGTAGTTTTCATTTTAGATTGTCTGTATAGGAAGAGGGGAAAAGGAAGTTTAATGGTAGCTCAAAAAATGGGATCTCATGGGGGTGGCAGTAATAACACTGGGTTGAGCCAAGCCCAAACCCAGACCCAAATTCAGAGTCATGACCCGAACCCGTTGGCTCGACAGGGATCAATGTATAGCCTCACTCTTGATGAGGTGCAGAACCATTTGGGTGACTTGGGAAAGCCCCTTAGTAGTATGAATCTTGATGAGCTTCTCAAGACTTTGTGGACTGCTGAGGCTAATAATCAGGCTGGTGAAGGAGGTGTTGATGGCGGGCCTAACGTGCAGCTTCCGGGCCAATCTGCGCCTGGGTTGTCGTTGAATCAGCAATCGAATCTCATGCTGTCAATGGATCTCAGCAAGAAGACTGTGGATGAAGTGTGGCAGGACATCCAGCAGGGGCAGAAAAGGAGCAGTCTTGATAGGAAAACCACGCTTGGGGAGATGACATTGGAGGATTTCTTGGTGAAGGCGGGGGTGGTCTCTGAGTCTGCTGGAGGGAATAAGGTTTTAGGCTCTGTTGGTGATGGTGGTGGGGCTGATCTTACGGGGTTGCCTCAGCAGACCCAGTGGATGAATTATCAGATGTCTTCGATGCAtcctcagcagcagcagcagggCATGCTGCCTGCTTTCATGCCTAGTCATCCAGTCCAACAGCCTATTACTCTTGGTGGAAATCCTATCATAGATGCTGGTTACCCCGATGCTCAAATGACTATGTGTTCATCCCCTCTTTTGGGTACTTTATCAGACACACAGACACCTGGGCGTAAAAGGGTTGCTCCTGATGATATAGCTGAGAAAAGCGTTGAGAGGCGACAAAAGAGGATGATCAAAAATAGGGAATCTGCGGCCAGATCACGAGCAAGAAAACAGGTCTATTTTCCTAACATTTGGTTGGTGGatattaatttgttttcatTATTTACTGTTAGattgttttattgttttggtCTGCAGGCTTACACTCATGAACTGGAGAACAAGGTTTCCCGTTTGGAAGAGGAGAATGAAAGACTCAAGAGACTGCAGGTGTGTGCTATGTAATTATTTTTGTGCCCAAGTTTTGGTGTAACTATTTTCAACCGCATTGCATTTTGCTATATCTAAAGATCTACATTGCTATTCAACTTGGAGCAATTTTGGCATTCCACTTGTGATTTTCTGTACCTTAATAGAAAAATGTGGAGTTTGGGTGCTACTGGTTTAGTATTTTGGGTTGTATCCATCATTCTTAGTTTGTGAGTGCATCGACATTCTCAAACTCATCAATTTATACCTCTCAATGTGCTCACCCAACAAGGCGTAGCTGGATAACTATGAATATGCAGCATGATTATATGTTCATCTATGTTTGTGTTTCCTGTTTGACTACTCCACATAAGCTAATTTATGCAACACCTATGTGATTAGCAGCATCTGCATTTGTTGTTAATCActaaggtggtgttcggtttcatAGATAAATTAGTAGCAAGGTATAATCttggattgagttgtgagattattttagttggagggagttagctatgactaattattccatgattatccatctaggattgagttatgggattgaatctcatgaaccaaacacttacaatcttgcaaaccgacaCCCCTAAGGTTATTAAAGATTAAACAGTGTAAGATCAAATTTCTGAAACAGATTATCTCAAAGGAAGTTTCAGATGTAAAGAATGCCTgggtttatgtatattatgtggTGATTACACATAATTACATGAAATAATTATTTACAGGTCTATCCATGAGCAGTGAGTTAGTGCAGATTAGTTACCACCTTTTATTAATTTACATTGGTAAAGGCATGAACTCTGCTGAAATGAAACACTACTCCTTTTTCCCTCAAATACTGCTGAAAATCTGCTAAGTTTAAAAAATTGTCAATGAAGTATGAACTAGTCCAATTTTTTGCATCTTACATATTCCAATCCATTCACCATCATTGCTTGCTGGTTATACCACCCTTTGGATGGTGGCATTCATCTTGATTCAAAGCCCATTGAAATACTCATTAAGAACCATTAAGCCATCTGATCATAATGTACATAATCGAACATAAAGCATAATATAGGCTCTTAAGGAATCTCTTTCTGTTTTGCTCAAATAATCACAAACAATACTATCTATCTCTATTGGCATACATCTATTTTAAGAGTTCTCCTCTGGATGTATTCATGAGTATCTGTTGGTTTTGACTCCTAAACTAAACCCGACGTTTTGGATCGCAAGAAACCTTTTATTTTGTAGGTACACGTGACTTTACTATAATTATTTGCAAAGTAAAAGCAATAACAGTGCCTGCAAGAGCATAGAAATAGGACTAGTTTACTTTAATTCTTCCAATTTTCTCAGCTTATCCTTtcctttttgctttttttttttgttctaatTTTGCTTACATTATTGATGAATTTTATCCATTCCGCACTTGTGTGGTGTTGCAGGAAGTGGAGAAGGCGTTGCCGAGCATACCACCACCGGAGCCAAAATACCAGCTGCGTAGAACGAGCTCAGCTCTGGTGTGAGGATTGTGTAATAATTATAACATAGTCAATGTTGTTAGTTGTTTGGAGTTGAAGTAGTTGGAGGGATGAGTCGCGGGGTAGATTAGCAGTTGTGAGTTTCCCTCATCTAACATCCTTGGGCTGGCTGTCTCGTGCCCCATTGAACCTTCATGTCTCATGTACATTTTTAGTCTTAAAAAACTTTGCCAACTTTGTTAACTCTCGTAGTTTATAACATCATGAATTTTTATCTACAATTATCGTCACACGTCTCTTGATTGCAAGGATTTTTGCAccttttcaacttttttttagtACCAAAATGCTCTTTCGACTCTTAAAAAGAGCTATTTTTgtcaaatttatttttagtcCATCCCACTCTTCTTTATTTTTCAGATTAAATAATCTTTATTCTATGATCgtctttcattttcatttctctcatctaCTTCTCTCTCAATACTATGAATCCATTTGTTACTGACTTATTATATACTCTCTCGTAcccataaaaaaaaagagacattttcctttttccatatgTTCCATAAAAAGAGTCTAATTCCATTTATAAAATATTCTCTTCAATTCATTAcccatatatatcaatttatttataataccaTTAAAATCCACTAAAATCCCATTATCgactaatattattttaactatatttttcatcttctctcttactttacgaATTATGTATTAATTCTTGTGTTATTCTAATTGTCCTTATTTTTATTGGACGAAAGGAGTACTGCGTAGTTGTTTTTTGACAACTCCTGCACAATGGAAATGATAAtctaataaataatgtatatgtatttttttaaaattatttaatcctaATAAAAGAGAGATGACATACTAAAATTTGAGCTACATCATCAACCAACCTCACAACTCTCCCATTCTCTCACAGCCCTCCCAAAAGcccttcaatttaatttattttaattgttggtatttatcaaatataaaaaaaatgaagtacCATTAGTTGAATATAGagttcaaataaaatataaaataaattgaaaaattcggGCCGGCTCCCGCTCGGCGCGCAATAGGCGCCGAGTGAGCGCCGTCCGATTGTCGTCCTCAGCCATGCCCTTCCTGTCGGCGCCCGCGTTAAACCATCCCACGGCTTAAGTCGTGCATTAGGCGTCACGGCAGTGGGACGGCTCCGTGCTATGAATGCTCTCAAGAGGGTGAAGGGCATGTATAGCTATATTTTTAAAAGACAGGGACCATAAATGACATTCAAGCAAAGTTAATTGACTTAAAATGAATTCTTTCAAAATATTAGGTCATTCTATTGCTGCTCTTCAGTTGTCATTTGGTTGGGCTCATGGCTTCGGAAAAGGAGGCTGCTCTTGCTGCCGCTCCCTCTGATTCTCCCACCATGTCCGCCTCTATCCACCCatcctcctccctctctctcatgTCTGTATTTGAActaatttttcttcatttttcacAACCTGCAGATTCGACAAGATCATCAACAAGCAAATTCCGGCCAACATCGTCTATGAGGATGAACAGGTTTTTTCTATTGCTTgacttctttttcttctctccgGAACTATAAGAATCAATTTTTGAAATCGGGAATTTGATATGCCATCAGATTAAGTGAGATATTGTAAATTTGAGAGGCTAATTGCTTATGATGGATGCTAAATTCGAATTTAGCCTTTAAATTATAGCTGCTTAATTTAAAGGAAATTTCACTTGGTTGATCTAGAATTGGGTGACTTGttttgcttagcttttaaaacttAATCATGCCGATGTATTAGCTACCTATATTTTCTAGATTATGTTGGTTTTGTTATGAACGGATCTTTTTATATTGTATCTCAATTACATGAGTAttttatttgctttgttgtAGTGAACAAGTTGTACTGGTTTGAAACTGGTGTTTTCCCTTGGCAGGTTCTGGCTTTCAGGGACATAGCTCCACAAGCCCCTACTCACATCCTCATTATCCCTAAACTGAGGGATGGACTGATCGGAATATCCACGGTACATATTCCACTCCTCGTTTGCTCCATTTCTATATTCAGGCTGCTGCATTACTTGATTTACCACTCCCTTATCTGATCTCATCACGATATGTTTTGTTTCGTCTTGTCATTTGAAGCATAGAGTTTCTTGAACACGGGATGCAAATGTTGCTAAGCTTTTCCCAAATTTTTTCAGAGCATACAAAACTTAGTATGGTCTTAAATTACAACTTGTACCAAGCTATAAAGAGATAATGCCAGTGTGTTAGTTGACCTAGTGTGCTAATGAGTCCACCGTGATGCgtcctttaaatttatattcatttaccTATAATAAAGAGATAACATCTCAAGCTTATAGTTCAATATTCAGCATATCTTGTAAGACTGGTTTTTGTGGTGGTCGAATCTCCCCTCAACGAAAGATGAGGTAGGTAGGTGTAAGCTAGGTCTTGTGGGTAGGGCCGAATTTGGGCAAAACTAGAAAGCTAGGTTCTGTGGTTAGGGCCTTTTAAAAGACTATGCACTCTTGACATCTGTGTGAAAACGTGCGAAACTTGAACAATAATCTAATTTTATTCTTGTAGGCTGAGGAGAGGCATTGTGAGATTCTTGGCCGCCTTCTATACACAGCAAAGCTCGTGGCAAAACAGGAAGGCCTGAAGGATGGCTTCAGAATTGTGATTAACGACG is a window of Salvia splendens isolate huo1 chromosome 3, SspV2, whole genome shotgun sequence DNA encoding:
- the LOC121795783 gene encoding ABSCISIC ACID-INSENSITIVE 5-like protein 2 isoform X1, whose product is MVAQKMGSHGGGSNNTGLSQAQTQTQIQSHDPNPLARQGSMYSLTLDEVQNHLGDLGKPLSSMNLDELLKTLWTAEANNQAGEGGVDGGPNVQLPGQSAPGLSLNQQSNLMLSMDLSKKTVDEVWQDIQQGQKRSSLDRKTTLGEMTLEDFLVKAGVVSESAGGNKVLGSVGDGGGADLTGLPQQTQWMNYQMSSMHPQQQQQGMLPAFMPSHPVQQPITLGGNPIIDAGYPDAQMTMCSSPLLGTLSDTQTPGRKRVAPDDIAEKSVERRQKRMIKNRESAARSRARKQAYTHELENKVSRLEEENERLKRLQEVEKALPSIPPPEPKYQLRRTSSALV
- the LOC121795783 gene encoding ABSCISIC ACID-INSENSITIVE 5-like protein 2 isoform X2; its protein translation is MYSLTLDEVQNHLGDLGKPLSSMNLDELLKTLWTAEANNQAGEGGVDGGPNVQLPGQSAPGLSLNQQSNLMLSMDLSKKTVDEVWQDIQQGQKRSSLDRKTTLGEMTLEDFLVKAGVVSESAGGNKVLGSVGDGGGADLTGLPQQTQWMNYQMSSMHPQQQQQGMLPAFMPSHPVQQPITLGGNPIIDAGYPDAQMTMCSSPLLGTLSDTQTPGRKRVAPDDIAEKSVERRQKRMIKNRESAARSRARKQAYTHELENKVSRLEEENERLKRLQEVEKALPSIPPPEPKYQLRRTSSALV
- the LOC121793573 gene encoding adenylylsulfatase HINT1-like, with the protein product MASEKEAALAAAPSDSPTIFDKIINKQIPANIVYEDEQVLAFRDIAPQAPTHILIIPKLRDGLIGISTAEERHCEILGRLLYTAKLVAKQEGLKDGFRIVINDGPNGCQSVYHLHIHLLGGRQMNWPPG